The proteins below are encoded in one region of Halocatena salina:
- a CDS encoding GNAT family N-acetyltransferase, protein MRTPEIRQAAVEDASTLAAVYRSAYQENRELGFPASAGSVSPVTVADWIRETEVYVATIDGEIVGGVRLELTKTEDAQLSRFGVHETYKGEGIGSELLAHAERRASDRGHTTIWLTTPEDHPYLPAFYRRRGYEKTGDYPLENRSYDEIVMEKQLR, encoded by the coding sequence ATGAGAACGCCGGAGATTCGACAGGCAGCCGTCGAAGATGCCAGCACACTCGCGGCAGTGTATCGAAGTGCGTATCAAGAGAACCGTGAGCTTGGGTTTCCTGCGAGCGCGGGATCCGTATCACCGGTCACCGTCGCGGACTGGATTCGAGAGACCGAGGTCTACGTCGCCACGATCGATGGCGAGATCGTCGGCGGCGTACGGCTCGAGCTGACGAAAACGGAGGACGCTCAGCTCAGCCGGTTCGGCGTCCACGAGACGTACAAGGGAGAGGGGATCGGAAGTGAACTCCTCGCTCATGCAGAGAGACGGGCCTCCGACCGTGGTCACACGACGATCTGGCTCACGACACCCGAAGACCATCCGTATCTCCCCGCGTTCTATCGGCGTCGTGGATACGAGAAAACGGGCGACTATCCCCTCGAAAATCGTTCCTACGACGAGATCGTCATGGAAAAACAGCTTCGGTAG
- a CDS encoding DUF7520 family protein, whose translation MSHDGSAYDGQRFVTGMYFAIVGVAALAGYIIGTLQIEGMDPELFGVIQLPPTAIGMALYGGITVGTLLGVLLVVMVIVSKRYADPDGGS comes from the coding sequence GTGAGTCACGACGGTTCCGCCTACGACGGCCAGCGGTTCGTCACTGGCATGTACTTCGCTATCGTCGGTGTCGCTGCTCTCGCGGGATACATCATCGGTACCCTTCAGATCGAGGGGATGGATCCGGAGCTGTTCGGAGTCATCCAACTCCCACCGACAGCGATCGGGATGGCCCTGTATGGGGGAATCACGGTCGGAACGTTACTGGGCGTGTTGTTGGTTGTGATGGTCATCGTCTCGAAACGGTATGCCGATCCCGACGGGGGATCGTGA